The Rissa tridactyla isolate bRisTri1 chromosome 6, bRisTri1.patW.cur.20221130, whole genome shotgun sequence genome includes a region encoding these proteins:
- the NFKB2 gene encoding nuclear factor NF-kappa-B p100 subunit: MLGLDGLLRPASSSPAGGRPRADMDEQFQPCLDGIDYDFNFSSHMMEQKEPLMETVEGPYLVIIEQPKQRGFRFRYGCEGPSHGGLPGASSEKGRKTYPTVKICNFTGMARIEVDLVTHSDPPRVHAHSLVGKQCNEAGNCVAIVGPKDMTAQFSNLGVLHVTKKNMMEIMKEKLKQQKMRNRSHQLTEAELREIELEAKELKKVMDLSIVRLRFTAYLRDSSGNFTLALQPVISDPIHDSKSPGASNLKISRMDKTAGSVRGGDEVYLLCDKVQKDDIEVRFYEDDENGWQAFGDFSPTDVHKQYAIVFRTPPYHKPKIDRPVTVFLQLKRKRGGDVSESKQFTYYPVVEDKEEVERKRKKVLPQFPQHFGGGSHMGGAGGGAGGFGSGGGEWGCLFPLPARAAMAWSWGLPAPLWPYLAPPCFTGGNLSFPYSPGLAYNSIYSPGPHPVGGYQGGVQMKGPEMEGPGSDRQAPAESTYCKELQKQAQLCQLWMLALARRNAHALLDYSITADPRMLLAVQRHLAASQDENGDTPLHLAIIHEQTAVIKQLIEVIVSIPSQQIINISNNLQQTPLHLAVITKQPQVVQLLLQARADPTLLDRYGNSLLHLALQAGDEEMLKTLLAHLGSAAPYLLHLPNFHGLLPVHLAVKAKSLACLDLLVRMGADVNAVERQGGRTPLHLAVEMENLNMATHLVKKLGADVNSQTFAGNTPLHLAAGLGSPTLTKLLLKAGADMLCENDEPVSPSSSEASSDTDVDPEEQELAMELGEPAPAMECGTSPECPTQGHGQAGHRQRRCHTPLDLTRSQKVREILLQASQQGPEAELPTAPRPGNVLSLDNEVLQGLEQLLNQDCSGSDWIELAKRLGLCSLVETYKDTPSPSVSLLRSYELAGGSLGGLLEALDSMGLHKAVRMLHKTEALEKLQSTELKEDSAYGSESVEEEQAPALALKPGRGGELPHSQQPQVH; the protein is encoded by the exons ATGCTGGGGCTGGACGGGTTGCTGAGACCAGCCTCTTCCTCCCCG GCCGGCGGCCGGCCCCGCGCAGATATGGACGAGCAATTCCAGCCC TGCCTGGATGGGATTGACTACGACTTCAATTTCAGCTCCCACATGATGGAGCAGAAGGAGCCCCTGATGGAGACGG TGGAAGGTCCCTACCTTGTCATCATCGAGCAGCCAAAGCAG CGGGGATTCCGGTTTCGGTATGGCTGCGAGGGCCCTTCGCATGGGGGGCTGCCGGGAGCATCCAGCGAGAAGGGGCGCAAGACCTATCCCACCGTTAAG ATCTGCAACTTCACGGGGATGGCCCGGATCGAGGTGGACCTGGTGACACACAGCGACCCTCCCCGTGTGCATGCCCACAGCCTGGTGGGCAAGCAGTGCAATGAGGCTGGCAACTGCGTCGCGATCGTGGGACCCAAGGACATGACGGCTCA gttCAGCAACTTGGGTGTGCTCCACGTCACCAAGAAGAACATGATGGAGATCATGAAGGAAAAGCTGAAGCAGCAGAAGATGCGCAACAGGAGCCATCAGCTGACGG aagCGGAGCTGCGTGAGATTGAGCTGGAGGCAAAGGAGCTGAAGAAGGTGATGGACCTGAGCATCGTGCGGTTGCGCTTCACTGCCTACCTCCGTGACAGCAGCGGGAACTTCACGCTGGCCCTCCAACCCGTCATCTCCGACCCCATCCACGATAGCA AGTCTCCGGGAGCTTCCAACCTGAAGATCTCACGGATGGATAAGACGGCAGGCTCAGTGCGGGGAGGGGACGAAGTCTACTTGCTGTGTGATAAAGTTCAGAAAG ATGACATCGAGGTGCGTTTCTACGAGGATGACGAGAATGGCTGGCAGGCCTTCGGGGACTTCTCTCCGACTGATGTGCACAAGCAG TATGCCATCGTCTTCCGCACGCCCCCCTACCACAAGCCCAAGATCGACCGTCCTGTCACCGTCTTCCTGCAGCTGAAGCGGAAGCGGGGGGGCGACGTGAGCGAGTCCAAGCAGTTCACCTACTACCCCGTGGTGGAAG ataaggaagaagtggagaggaaGCGCAAGAAagtcctgcctcagtttccccagcactTTGGCGGGGGCTCGCACATGGGGGGCGCcggtgggggggctgggggcttcgGCTCTGGAGGAGGTGAGTGGGgctgcctcttccccctccctgctcggGCTGCCATGGCCTGGTCCTGGGGTCTCCCCGCTCCCCTCTGGCCTTACCTGGCCCCCCCTTGCTTCACAGGCGGGAACCTCAGCTTCCCCTACTCCCCCGGGCTGGCCTACAACAGCATCTACTCGCCCGGCCCCCACCCTGTGGGGGGCTACCAGGGGGGTGTGCAGATGAAAGGCCCCGAGATGGAGGGTCCCGGGAGCGACAGGCAGGCGCCTGCGGAGAGCACCTACTGCAAGGAGCTGCAGAAGCAGG ctcagctctgccagctgtggaTGCTGGCGCTGGCCCGTCGCAATGCCCATGCCCTGCTCGACTACTCCATCACGGCCGACCCTCGCATGCTGCTGGCCGTCCAGAGGCATCTGGCTGCCTCGCAGGACGAGAATGGAGACAC GCCTTTGCACCTTGCTATTATCCATGAGCAGACAGCTGTGATCAAGCAGCTGATCGAGGTCATTGTCAGCATCCCCAGCCAGCAGATCATCAACATCTCCAACAACCTGCAGCAG ACGCCGCTGCATCTGGCAGTCATCACCAAGCAGCCCCAAGtggtccagctcctgctgcaagcCCGTGCCGACCCCACCTTGCTGGACCGCTATGGCAATTCCTTGCTGCACCTGGCGCTCCAGGCTGGCGATGAAGAGATGCTGAAGACACTTTTGGCCCACCTGGGCTCGGCTGCCCCTTACCTACTCCATCTGCCCAATTTCCATG GCCTCCTGCCTGTGCATTTGGCCGTGAAGGCAAAGAGTTTGGCCTGCCTGGACCTGCTGGTCAGGATGGGAGCGGACGTGAACGCGGTGGAGAGGCAGGGTGGGAGGACCCCACTGCACCTTGCCGTGGAGATGGAGAACCTGAACATGGCCACCCACCTGGTGAAGAAG CTGGGAGCAGATGTCAACAGCCAGACCTTCGCTGGGAATACCCCCCTGCACCTGGCTGCCGGCCTGGGCTCCCCCACTCTCACCAAACTGCTCCTCAAAGCTG GGGCAGATATGCTGTGCGAGAACGACGAGCCCGTGAGCCCATCCTCGTCGGAGGCCAGCAGTGACACAGATGTTGACcctgaggagcaggagctggccATGGAGCTGGGGGAGCCAGCCCCGGCCATGGAGTGCGGCACCAGTCCCGAGTGCCCCACGCAGGGGCAtgggcaggcagggcacaggcagcgccGCTGCCACACGCCCCTGGACCTGACTCGGAGCCAGAAG GTGCGGGAGATCCTGCTGCAGGCCTCCCAGCAGGGCCCTGaggcagagctgcccactgcCCCCCGGCCAG GGAACGTTCTGTCACTGGACAATGAGGTGCTGCAGGGGCTAGAGCAGCTGCTGAACCAGGACTGCAGTGGGTCAGACTGGATTGAGCTGGCCAAGCGCCTGGGGCTCTGCAGCCTGGTGGAGACCTACAAGGACACCCCCTCGCCCAGCGTCAGCCTCCTGCGCAGTTACGAG CTGGCAGGGGGCAgcctgggggggctgctggaAGCGCTGGACTCCATGGGGCTCCACAAGGCTGTGAGGATGCTCCACAAAACCGAGGCGCTGGAGAAGCTGCAAAGCACAG AGCTGAAGGAAGACAGTGCCTACGGCAGCGAGTCGGTGGAGGAAGAGCAGGCGCCTGCGCTGGCCCTGAagccagggcgggggggtgagctgccccacagccagcagccacAGGTGCACTGA